CTCTTCATACTACTCCCTCCAATTTGTACCTTTTTTTTTACTAAAAGTAATTATATCTACTTTTTTAATTTCTGTCAACACTTTTTTTATTTATTTTTATTTTTAATATTTTTTTCTTTCCTCTTGACTATTCTCTATTTATGTGTTAATAAAATAACGGGGAGGTTGAATACTCATGGATTATATTATAATAACTAACAATAGCAAAGTATATAACATTTATAAAGAGAGCAATGAAGTGCTTTTTTTTCAAAAAAAAGATCTATTAGAGTTACTTGAAATAATTAGAGATAAGATTTATGAAGGGCATATTTTACTCTCAGATCCTATACTTAGTAATCTTAATAACTTTGATAATCCTTATAAATCAATTGCTATTTCAAAGGATAATTTTTTAGGAGATCTTTTTATTAAAGATGATTCACAGCAAAAATTTATAGATACCTCTATAAATATTGCTAAAAAATTACCATTTAGAGAGAAAATAAATGAATTAAGTGAAGAAAAATTAGAAGAGTACAGATTTATTGATT
The nucleotide sequence above comes from Fusobacterium sp. SYSU M8D902. Encoded proteins:
- a CDS encoding GrdX family protein, producing the protein MDYIIITNNSKVYNIYKESNEVLFFQKKDLLELLEIIRDKIYEGHILLSDPILSNLNNFDNPYKSIAISKDNFLGDLFIKDDSQQKFIDTSINIAKKLPFREKINELSEEKLEEYRFIDLNLLVTFIKKFDNF